The sequence GGAGCTGGCGCTGTTCGGAAATTTTTTCAGCGACATTCCGCCGTTCATCATGCAAAGCCTGCGCGAAGCAGTGGAATGGGGGTGGCTGCGCAAGTTGATCGACGTGCTGGCCGCCAATTTTTATACCGCGCATTTCGCGCTGCCCTTGCTGCTCGGCTGGGTTTTTTGGCACACCACCAACGACCGGCCGATGTTCTATAAATTCGTTTACACGCTGTTGGTGTTGGATGTTCTGGCTTTGGCGACATTCATGATTTATCCCGCGGCGCCGCCCTGGTATGTTTACAATTACGGCTTTGCGCCGCCGGAAGCCAACGCCGATTTCTGGGCGATCAGCGCCGGCAATCTGGTTGACGTCGATCACCTGCTCGGCGTCAAATTTTTTACGACGTTGTGGGATTCGTTCAATGCCAATCACTTTGCGGCGATTCCCTCGCTGCACGGCGCGTATCCGATCGTACTGTCGTGGTTCGCTTTCAAAAAGTTTCGCTGGAATCCCTGGCTGTTGAGTTTGTATCCGGCCGCGGTTTGGTTCTCGGCGGTTTATCTCAATCATCATTATGTCATTGATCTGATCATTGGCGGCCTGTACGTCGTCGCGGCGTATTTGATCACCACCAAACTTGTGTACCCGCATTTGTTCGCGCGATGGATCGAGCCGCCACCCGCTTCGAATGCGATGCCGGCAGAAGCAAAAGCCGCTCGCGTTCTCAATTAAATGGCTGAACGCCTTGCCGAAATTTTCAAATTAAAAAAAGAGAGGCAGCAAAATGAAACGCGCGCGTATTATCAGCACCGGACGTTATGTTCCTGAAAAGCTTGTCACCAACGAAGAAATGACCAAGCTTGTTCCCACCAGCGACGAATGGATTCGCGAGCGCACCGGCATTGAGCAGCGTCATTTTGTCGATCGCGAAATCGGCGCTTCCGATCTCGGTTACGAAGCCGCGCAAATCGCCCTGCAGCGCGCCGGGCTCAAAGCTTCCGATATTGATTTCATCATCTTTGCGACGTTGAGTCCGGATTATATGTTTCCCGGCTCCGGCTGCGTGATGCAACAACGTTTGGGCGTCCATGGCATTGGCGCGTTGGATGTGCGCACGCAATGCACCGGTTTCGTTTACGGCCTCGCGGTGGCCAATGCGTTCATTCAAACCGGCCAATACAAGCGCATTCTTCTCGTCGGCGCTGAAGTGCATTCCACCGGTTTGGAATACAACGAGCGCGGCCGCCACATCGCGGTGTTGTTCGGCGACGGCGCCGGCGCCGTCATTCTCGAAGCGAGCGAGAACGGTCGGGGGGTGCTCTCAACTCACTTGCACGCCGATGGCCGCTATGTCAAGGAGCTATGGACGGAAAATCCCGGCAGCCGGCGCATTCCGCGACTTTATCCCGGCATCCTCGAAGACGGCACGTGCTTTCCGCAAATGAATGGCCGCGAAGTCTTCAAACACGCCGTGACGAAATTTCCCGAAGTGATCAAGGAAGCGCTGCACGCCAACAATCTGACGCTCGACGAGGTCAAGCTGGTGATTCCGCATCAAGCGAATTTGCGCATCAGTGAAGCCGTGGCGCAGCGCCTGAGCCTGCCGCCGGAAAAAATGTTCAATAACATCCAACGTTACGGCAACACCACCGCTGCGTCGATTCCCATCGCCCTCGACGAGGCGCTCGAACAGGGAAAGATTGACGAAGGCGACCTTATCGTTCTCGCCTCGTTCGGCAGCGGCTTCACCTGGGCCAGCGCCGCGATTCGGTGGTAATCGTAGCACCATCTACGTCCGCAGATTTGCCTGTCTGTTTATCTTTGCGAGACTTGGCGGGGAATTCCGTCTTGATTTTTTTCATGCAACATATTATCTTTGACTGTTGTTTCTGCCATGCTATTTTGATCGGAGCATATTTTATGAGCACATCAACCGCCCACGCGCCTTCAACCGAAGCGCTCACGATTCCAACCGAAAAAGAATGGCCGCTAAAAGACAATTGGCCGCCGCAAGGCAAGTGGACGTATGAAGATTATCGTCGCTTGCCGGATGACGGTTGGATTTACGAAGTAATCGAGGGCGAATTGT comes from candidate division KSB1 bacterium and encodes:
- a CDS encoding phosphatase PAP2 family protein; this encodes MRWKKLRHHLQHPDHKWKIYVLLGVVTYFIAINQVLKVRPDHIFLALVIFSFVLGKQRAKRFLIDWLPFVLFWIGYDMMRGIADSVRGTIHVAPPYRWELALFGNFFSDIPPFIMQSLREAVEWGWLRKLIDVLAANFYTAHFALPLLLGWVFWHTTNDRPMFYKFVYTLLVLDVLALATFMIYPAAPPWYVYNYGFAPPEANADFWAISAGNLVDVDHLLGVKFFTTLWDSFNANHFAAIPSLHGAYPIVLSWFAFKKFRWNPWLLSLYPAAVWFSAVYLNHHYVIDLIIGGLYVVAAYLITTKLVYPHLFARWIEPPPASNAMPAEAKAARVLN
- a CDS encoding ketoacyl-ACP synthase III, whose amino-acid sequence is MKRARIISTGRYVPEKLVTNEEMTKLVPTSDEWIRERTGIEQRHFVDREIGASDLGYEAAQIALQRAGLKASDIDFIIFATLSPDYMFPGSGCVMQQRLGVHGIGALDVRTQCTGFVYGLAVANAFIQTGQYKRILLVGAEVHSTGLEYNERGRHIAVLFGDGAGAVILEASENGRGVLSTHLHADGRYVKELWTENPGSRRIPRLYPGILEDGTCFPQMNGREVFKHAVTKFPEVIKEALHANNLTLDEVKLVIPHQANLRISEAVAQRLSLPPEKMFNNIQRYGNTTAASIPIALDEALEQGKIDEGDLIVLASFGSGFTWASAAIRW